The Brasilonema sennae CENA114 genome includes a region encoding these proteins:
- the nifB gene encoding nitrogenase cofactor biosynthesis protein NifB yields MTQQFTGLVTPVVTESTPTKAKSSGCGGCNDDSSATVEMEEKLKQRIAQHPCYSEEAHHHYARLHVAVAPACNIQCNYCNRKYDCANESRPGVVSELLTPEEAAHKALVIAGKIPQLTVLGIAGPGDPLANPEKTFRTFELIAEKAPDIKLCLSTNGLMLPEYIDRIKQLNIDHVTMTINMIDPEIGAKIYSWVHYNRKRYRGIEGAKILHEKQMEGLQALKEADILCKVNSVMIPGINDQHLTEVNQVIRSKGAFLHNIMPLISAPEHGTHFGLTGQRGPTPKEVKVVQDNCAGNMKMMRHCRQCRADAVGLLGEDRSQEFTKDKFMEMTSEYDLEKRQEVHAGIEKFKEELKAAKEKALTAVETSNGASVESSPILVAVATKGGGLVNQHFGHAKEFQIYEVDANKVSFVGHRKVDHYCQGGYGEKATLENIIQTIADCKAVLVSKMGDSPKEKLQQLGIQTVESYDVIETVALEFYQQYLQEQGN; encoded by the coding sequence ATGACACAACAGTTTACAGGACTCGTTACCCCAGTAGTAACAGAATCCACTCCAACCAAAGCAAAATCCAGCGGTTGCGGCGGATGCAACGATGATAGCAGCGCCACTGTGGAAATGGAGGAAAAGCTCAAACAACGGATTGCCCAGCATCCCTGCTACAGTGAAGAAGCCCATCACCACTATGCAAGGTTGCACGTTGCAGTTGCCCCTGCTTGCAATATTCAATGCAACTACTGCAATCGTAAATACGACTGCGCTAACGAGAGTCGTCCTGGAGTGGTGAGTGAATTGCTGACCCCAGAAGAAGCAGCACACAAAGCTTTAGTAATTGCAGGCAAGATTCCTCAATTAACCGTGTTGGGAATTGCAGGTCCTGGCGATCCATTAGCAAATCCAGAGAAAACTTTCCGCACTTTTGAGTTGATTGCAGAAAAAGCGCCAGATATTAAGCTTTGTCTGTCAACTAACGGTTTAATGCTGCCTGAGTACATTGATCGCATCAAACAACTCAACATAGATCATGTTACTATGACTATTAACATGATAGACCCAGAAATCGGGGCAAAAATTTATTCTTGGGTTCACTACAACCGCAAGCGTTATAGAGGCATCGAAGGAGCAAAAATTCTGCACGAAAAGCAGATGGAAGGATTGCAAGCCCTTAAAGAAGCTGACATTTTGTGCAAAGTCAACTCGGTGATGATTCCGGGTATTAATGATCAGCACCTGACAGAGGTGAATCAGGTCATTCGCTCCAAAGGCGCATTCCTTCACAATATTATGCCGCTGATTTCTGCACCAGAACACGGCACCCACTTTGGATTAACTGGTCAGCGCGGTCCCACACCAAAAGAAGTGAAGGTTGTGCAAGATAATTGCGCTGGTAACATGAAGATGATGCGTCATTGCCGTCAGTGTCGTGCTGATGCAGTCGGTCTTTTGGGTGAAGATCGCAGCCAGGAATTTACTAAGGATAAATTCATGGAAATGACTTCAGAATACGACCTAGAAAAACGTCAAGAAGTTCATGCAGGCATTGAGAAGTTTAAAGAAGAACTCAAAGCAGCCAAAGAAAAGGCTCTCACTGCTGTAGAAACAAGCAATGGCGCATCTGTAGAAAGCAGTCCAATCTTAGTTGCAGTCGCCACTAAAGGTGGTGGATTGGTTAACCAACACTTTGGTCATGCCAAGGAATTCCAGATTTATGAAGTTGATGCCAATAAAGTTTCTTTTGTTGGACATCGAAAAGTTGACCACTATTGTCAAGGCGGATACGGCGAGAAAGCCACTCTAGAAAATATCATTCAAACAATAGCTGATTGCAAAGCAGTATTGGTCTCTAAAATGGGTGACAGTCCCAAAGAAAAATTGCAACAACTCGGAATTCAGACGGTTGAATCCTACGATGTGATCGAGACAGTTGCTTTAGAATTTTATCAGCAATACCTTCAGGAACAAGGGAACTAA
- a CDS encoding NAD(P)-dependent alcohol dehydrogenase gives MKAVVIRRYGSPEVFEYEDVEPPKIKPNQLLVKVHAACVNPVDWKMRKGMLKFITGNKFPMIIGFDLSGEVIEVGSQVTQFKSGDAIYGSISPLGGAYAEFAAVPENNAALKPTNMTYEEAASVPVAALTALQGLRDLGKIQPNQSVLVNGASGGVGIFGVQIAKAYGAQVTAVCSTKNIDFVKSLGADRIIDYTQQDFTQELGQYDIILDAVAKQSFSGCKQALKPNGIYVTTLPSLESFVQIILTALIPGKKATFILERPDTQDLVYLKELIETGKMRSVIDRTYPLQELAAAHTYSETERAVGKIAITVAN, from the coding sequence ATGAAAGCAGTGGTTATCCGTCGATATGGCTCCCCTGAGGTGTTTGAGTACGAAGATGTAGAACCTCCGAAAATTAAACCGAATCAGTTACTTGTCAAAGTTCATGCGGCTTGCGTTAATCCTGTTGATTGGAAAATGCGCAAAGGAATGTTGAAATTTATCACGGGTAACAAATTTCCCATGATTATAGGGTTTGATTTGTCGGGAGAAGTGATAGAAGTTGGTTCTCAAGTTACGCAATTTAAGTCCGGAGATGCTATATACGGCTCTATTAGTCCATTGGGAGGAGCTTATGCAGAATTTGCAGCCGTTCCAGAAAATAATGCTGCTCTTAAACCAACAAACATGACTTATGAAGAAGCAGCTTCTGTCCCCGTAGCAGCACTCACTGCACTGCAAGGGCTGCGAGACTTGGGGAAGATTCAGCCAAATCAAAGCGTTCTTGTGAATGGCGCTTCTGGTGGTGTGGGTATTTTTGGAGTACAAATTGCTAAGGCGTATGGTGCACAAGTAACCGCAGTTTGCAGTACAAAAAACATTGATTTCGTAAAATCTTTGGGAGCAGATCGCATTATTGACTATACACAACAAGACTTCACCCAAGAATTAGGGCAGTACGACATCATTTTGGATGCAGTTGCTAAGCAGTCCTTTTCTGGTTGTAAACAAGCTCTAAAACCCAATGGAATTTACGTGACGACACTCCCCAGCCTTGAAAGCTTTGTCCAGATTATTTTGACAGCGCTGATTCCTGGTAAAAAAGCAACATTTATCCTTGAAAGACCTGATACTCAGGACTTAGTTTACCTAAAAGAGTTGATTGAGACTGGTAAAATGCGCTCAGTGATTGATCGCACCTACCCTCTACAAGAACTCGCCGCCGCTCATACATATAGCGAAACAGAGCGAGCAGTAGGTAAAATTGCCATTACCGTTGCCAATTAA
- the cysE gene encoding serine O-acetyltransferase produces MQQPLDYIRNLKIAKMLGGDSHPLFAMLSGVSFEALLSDFRIIFERDPAARNWLEVLFCYPGFHALSLHRLAHWLHSRGVVFIPRLISHLGRFLTGIEIHPGAEIGKGVFIDHGMGVVIGETAIVGDNTLIYQGVTLGGTGKQSGKRHPTLGKNVVVGAGAKVLGNIEIGDRVRIGAGSIVLRDVPPDSTVVGVPGRIVSRKQNEQLSPLEHAKLPDLEASVIRSLLERIEQLEQKLETFTNQKTEKELVIKER; encoded by the coding sequence ATGCAACAGCCCCTCGACTATATCAGGAATTTAAAAATTGCAAAAATGCTGGGCGGCGATTCCCACCCGCTTTTTGCTATGCTTTCTGGCGTTTCTTTTGAGGCGTTATTAAGTGATTTTCGCATCATATTTGAGCGAGATCCAGCAGCACGCAATTGGCTGGAGGTACTGTTTTGTTACCCTGGATTCCATGCACTATCTTTGCACCGGCTTGCTCATTGGTTGCACAGTCGTGGAGTGGTTTTTATCCCCCGCTTGATTTCTCACTTAGGACGGTTTCTGACAGGAATTGAAATTCATCCGGGTGCGGAGATTGGCAAGGGTGTGTTTATCGACCACGGTATGGGTGTTGTCATTGGCGAAACTGCTATCGTTGGCGACAATACGCTGATTTACCAAGGTGTCACCCTTGGTGGAACAGGAAAACAAAGTGGTAAGCGCCATCCTACCTTGGGGAAAAACGTCGTTGTAGGGGCGGGTGCAAAAGTTTTGGGCAATATTGAGATTGGCGACCGCGTCCGCATCGGTGCAGGTTCCATTGTTTTACGCGATGTTCCACCAGATTCCACTGTTGTGGGAGTTCCAGGACGGATTGTTTCTCGCAAGCAAAATGAACAGCTCTCTCCCCTAGAACACGCAAAACTACCCGATTTAGAAGCGAGTGTCATTCGTTCTTTGCTCGAACGTATTGAGCAACTCGAACAAAAGCTAGAAACCTTTACAAATCAGAAAACGGAAAAAGAATTGGTGATAAAGGAACGTTAA
- a CDS encoding Asr1405/Asl0597 family protein codes for MLQSCSFQASGEHIVQIPVSDRRQICHRLQELMINCWCHPDGSLRVQVNSCLTAILVRSTVLQFMGSRQELIDWLEKCWQV; via the coding sequence ATGTTGCAATCGTGTAGTTTCCAAGCCTCAGGCGAGCATATTGTGCAGATCCCCGTGAGCGATCGCAGACAAATCTGTCACCGCTTGCAAGAATTAATGATCAACTGTTGGTGTCATCCTGATGGTTCTTTGCGGGTACAAGTGAATAGTTGTCTGACAGCTATTCTTGTCCGCAGTACCGTACTGCAATTTATGGGAAGTCGCCAAGAATTAATCGATTGGCTAGAAAAATGTTGGCAGGTTTAA
- a CDS encoding DUF2949 domain-containing protein, with protein sequence MANHQTHVKFIDFLEKEFALSTMDISVALRKHELDNSPLSMLLWQYGLVDIEQLERILDWLEDQS encoded by the coding sequence ATGGCAAACCATCAAACTCATGTAAAATTTATTGATTTTTTAGAAAAGGAATTTGCACTTTCAACTATGGATATTTCTGTAGCATTACGTAAACATGAGTTAGATAATAGTCCTTTATCAATGCTTCTTTGGCAGTATGGCTTAGTTGATATAGAACAGCTAGAGCGCATTTTAGATTGGCTAGAAGACCAAAGTTAA
- the nifV gene encoding homocitrate synthase, producing the protein MNQVLVNDTTLRDGEQAAGVAFNLQEKVAIAKFLDTIGVHELEVGIPAMGEEETRAISAITQLDLQAKLLGWNRAVISDIQASIACGLKRVHIAIPVSGIQIAAKFHGQWRVTLQQLRDSINFALDKGLWVSVGGEDSSRADENFLLDVAQYAQEWGASRFRFCDTVGILDPFSTYTKVKRLVSALVIPVEIHTHNDFGLATANALAGLKAGALSVNTTVNGLGERAGNAALEEVVMALKRIYGVNLGIETPRLLELSRLVAAASGSHVPPWKAIVGENAFAHEAGIHAHGVLQNPTTYEPFAPQEVGWERRLVVGKHSGRHLLSSILQEHGIFLSSQETQSVLDAVRQESVEKKRSLTVQELLDLVQEQQRYSHATIR; encoded by the coding sequence ATGAATCAAGTCCTGGTAAATGACACAACACTACGCGACGGCGAACAAGCAGCAGGAGTAGCCTTCAACTTACAAGAGAAAGTCGCGATCGCCAAATTTCTCGATACCATCGGCGTTCATGAGTTGGAAGTCGGTATTCCGGCGATGGGTGAGGAAGAAACACGAGCGATATCAGCAATTACTCAGTTAGATTTGCAAGCCAAACTGCTTGGCTGGAATCGCGCTGTCATTTCTGATATTCAAGCTTCCATAGCTTGCGGTTTGAAGCGAGTGCATATCGCTATTCCCGTTTCTGGAATCCAAATCGCTGCTAAATTTCATGGTCAGTGGCGAGTCACTCTGCAACAATTGAGAGATAGCATTAACTTTGCTCTTGATAAAGGTCTTTGGGTGTCGGTAGGAGGAGAAGATTCTTCTAGAGCTGATGAAAACTTCCTTCTCGATGTTGCGCAATATGCCCAAGAATGGGGTGCATCACGGTTTCGTTTTTGTGACACAGTAGGCATTCTCGACCCCTTCAGCACATACACTAAAGTCAAAAGATTAGTATCGGCTTTAGTCATTCCCGTAGAAATTCACACTCACAATGATTTTGGCTTGGCAACTGCCAACGCTCTTGCTGGTCTTAAAGCTGGAGCCTTATCAGTCAATACTACAGTGAACGGGTTAGGCGAAAGAGCCGGAAATGCAGCTTTAGAAGAAGTTGTCATGGCTCTTAAACGTATATACGGCGTTAATTTGGGTATTGAAACCCCTCGTTTATTAGAACTGTCTCGACTTGTTGCGGCTGCATCAGGATCTCATGTACCACCTTGGAAGGCAATTGTTGGTGAGAATGCCTTTGCCCACGAAGCTGGTATTCATGCTCACGGCGTACTGCAAAACCCCACCACTTACGAGCCGTTTGCTCCCCAAGAAGTAGGCTGGGAGCGGCGTTTGGTTGTGGGTAAGCATTCTGGTCGGCATTTATTATCTAGTATCCTGCAAGAGCATGGTATTTTTCTGAGTTCACAAGAAACTCAATCTGTTTTAGATGCGGTAAGACAAGAATCAGTAGAGAAAAAACGCAGTTTAACCGTGCAAGAACTGTTGGATTTAGTACAAGAACAACAGAGGTATTCACATGCGACCATCAGATGA
- a CDS encoding nitrogen fixation protein NifZ: MRPSDEIELEEPPAFNIGDKVRLRKVIKNDGTFPGQEIGVILATKGDTGYVASIGTYLQRSYIYAVHFLDKGFVIGCLKKELELVEKGQEMTE; this comes from the coding sequence ATGCGACCATCAGATGAAATAGAACTAGAAGAACCACCAGCTTTTAACATTGGTGATAAAGTCCGATTGCGTAAAGTTATTAAGAACGATGGCACTTTTCCTGGTCAAGAGATTGGAGTTATCTTAGCGACAAAAGGAGATACTGGCTACGTTGCTAGTATAGGCACTTATTTACAAAGATCCTATATCTATGCAGTCCATTTTTTGGACAAAGGATTTGTCATAGGTTGTCTCAAAAAAGAATTAGAACTTGTTGAGAAAGGGCAAGAAATGACTGAGTAA
- the nifT gene encoding putative nitrogen fixation protein NifT — protein sequence MKVMLRQNDAGNLVVYVAKKDLEEEVVKQTEGPEGKILTLANGWELAFTNLPELVDLPQTVEAKRLS from the coding sequence ATGAAAGTCATGCTGCGTCAAAATGATGCTGGAAACTTGGTCGTCTACGTTGCCAAGAAAGACCTTGAAGAAGAAGTTGTCAAACAAACTGAAGGACCAGAAGGCAAAATTTTGACCTTAGCAAATGGCTGGGAATTAGCATTTACTAACTTGCCAGAATTGGTAGATTTACCTCAGACTGTAGAAGCTAAACGCCTCTCCTAG
- a CDS encoding (2Fe-2S) ferredoxin domain-containing protein — MGHHYLKLSEFNLEGQFLSFVGDSPGKSKYLQLALESEDVQIKIPKELRQHLKFSLVPGEQIRVFGISKLDTQTGEVKLKAFSIAPLNFCSTQKTPVQQHKRAPKAKILTCQKSGCVKRGAKNYLSELEKILSIRGLSDQVIIERTSCLKCCKNAPNLILQIGTKEYKNLHPEAIVSLLEDYLVSNP, encoded by the coding sequence ATGGGTCATCATTACTTAAAATTATCTGAATTTAACCTCGAAGGACAATTCCTGAGCTTTGTTGGTGATAGCCCAGGCAAATCCAAATACTTACAACTGGCGTTAGAATCCGAGGATGTACAAATCAAAATTCCCAAAGAATTACGTCAACACCTCAAGTTTTCTCTAGTTCCTGGCGAGCAAATTCGTGTATTTGGTATTAGTAAGCTAGACACCCAAACAGGCGAAGTCAAACTAAAAGCTTTTAGCATAGCACCACTTAATTTTTGTTCGACTCAAAAAACACCCGTTCAACAACACAAACGTGCTCCTAAGGCAAAGATTTTAACCTGCCAAAAATCTGGCTGTGTCAAGCGTGGTGCAAAAAATTACTTGTCAGAATTAGAAAAGATTTTGTCCATTCGCGGTTTATCAGATCAAGTCATCATTGAGCGCACTAGTTGTTTAAAATGTTGTAAAAACGCACCGAATTTGATTTTGCAAATTGGGACAAAAGAATATAAGAATCTTCATCCAGAGGCGATCGTCTCTTTACTGGAAGATTATTTGGTATCAAATCCGTGA